A part of Bubalus bubalis isolate 160015118507 breed Murrah chromosome 6, NDDB_SH_1, whole genome shotgun sequence genomic DNA contains:
- the LOC112585671 gene encoding S1 RNA-binding domain-containing protein 1 translates to MWEGGCKEEENKDDFTCGQPPLKKVKTETCPQGQPVRLPENISNIEEVEMNWDIVQVLSERTDIELWVCANIICLFNDDNTIPFIICYRRELINNLDADSLREVQQTLEELRAVAKKAHSTIQKIKKEGKMSECLLKALLNCKTFEELEHVSAPYKTGSKGTKAQRAKQLGLEGAARTLLENPGELSLLSYIKPNVKGLSALQDIETGVQHILADMIAKDKDTLDFIQKLCQDRYIHIQSSLAKVSSK, encoded by the coding sequence ATGTGGGAAGGTGGGTGCAAGGAAGAGGAGAACAAAGACGACTTTACATGTGGTCAGCCCcctttgaagaaagtgaagacGGAAACATGTCCTCAGgggcagcctgtcaggcttccaGAAAATATCAGTAATATTGAGGAGGTGGAAATGAACTGGGACATAGTACAGGTTTTATCTGAGAGAACTGATATTGAACTTTGGGTTTGTGCCAATATTATCTGTCTCTTTAATGATGATAACACAATTCCCTTCATTATATGTTATCGAAGAGAGCTTATTAATAATCTTGATGCTGATTCCTTGAGAGAAGTTCAACAAACTCTAGAGGAGCTACGGGCTGTTGCAAAGAAGGCTCATAGTAcaatccaaaaaattaaaaaggagggGAAGATGTCTGAGTGCCTGTTAAAAGCTTTGCTGAACTGTAAGACTTTTGAAGAACTAGAACACGTGTCAGCGCCATATAAAACTGGGAGCAAAGGCACCAAAGCCCAGAGAGCAAAGCAGCTGGGATTAGAAGGAGCAGCCAGGACACTGCTGGAGAATCCAGGGGAGCTGAGTCTTCTGTCTTATATTAAACCCAATGTGAAAGGGCTTTCCGCACTCCAGGATATTGAAACAGGAGTGCAGCATATTTTAGCAGACATGATTGCTAAAGACAAAGACACACTTGACTTCATTCAGAAATTGTGCCAAGATAGATATATTCATATCCAGTCATCTTTGGCAAAAGTGTCctcaaaataa